One genomic segment of Helianthus annuus cultivar XRQ/B chromosome 14, HanXRQr2.0-SUNRISE, whole genome shotgun sequence includes these proteins:
- the LOC110921829 gene encoding ankyrin repeat-containing protein P16F5.05c: MVAEGNGAEQNPTCTDSEYVEALLEAARYNDIEDVKNLAAIGVSLDSKDAQGRTALHMASANGNVDIVNYLISNNADVNACNVENNTPLHWACLNGHVEVVKILIIAGADVSRLNRHEQTPVDEAAIGGKMNVIDAINTAVAQVELTRASV; this comes from the exons ATGGTGGCGGAAGGTAACGGAGCAGAGCAGAACCCTACTTGTACGGATTCAGAATACGTCGAGGCCTTGCTTGAG GCTGCTAGATATAATGATATTGAAGATGTGAAAAACTTAGCTGCCATTGGGGTTTCTCTTGATTCCAAGGATGCCCAAGGCCGAACAG CACTTCATATGGCTTCAGCAAATGGAAATGTCGACATAGTTAACTATCTAATCAGCAATAACGCG GATGTGAACGCTTGTAATGTTGAGAATAACACACCTCTTCATTGGGCCTGCCTAAATGGACACGTCGAG GTTGTTAAGATATTGATTATAGCTGGAGCAGATGTATCAAGATTAAACCG ACATGAACAGACGCCTGTGGATGAAGCTGCAATTGGTGGGAAAATGAATGTCATTGATGCAATCAACACGGCGGTAGCACAAGTTGAACTCACAAGAGCCAGTGTTTGA